One Streptomyces sp. SAI-135 DNA segment encodes these proteins:
- a CDS encoding universal stress protein, producing MTEHADGGDRIVVGVDGSEASRAALRWATEAARRLGAEVVAVHAWDPAPALAPYARVRDRAQQAAQRERAAEVLAAAVRETVGPRVDPAVRAVLVEGPAARVLLQQSRGALLLALGLSRPVQDGPRPAVSSVGRECLRGSPVPVVAVPVPVSERPVPALRAVGPYEVVV from the coding sequence ATGACCGAACACGCCGACGGCGGCGACCGCATCGTGGTGGGTGTCGACGGTTCCGAGGCGTCCCGGGCGGCGCTGCGCTGGGCGACCGAGGCGGCGCGCCGACTCGGAGCGGAGGTCGTGGCCGTGCACGCCTGGGACCCGGCGCCGGCCCTCGCCCCCTACGCCCGCGTGCGTGACCGCGCCCAGCAGGCGGCTCAGCGGGAGCGTGCGGCCGAAGTCCTCGCCGCCGCCGTCCGGGAGACCGTCGGCCCCCGGGTCGATCCCGCGGTGCGTGCCGTCCTGGTCGAGGGCCCGGCTGCGCGTGTCCTGCTCCAGCAGTCGCGCGGTGCCCTTCTGCTGGCCCTGGGCCTCAGCCGTCCCGTCCAGGACGGGCCGCGGCCGGCGGTCAGCTCCGTGGGCCGTGAGTGCCTTCGGGGTTCCCCGGTCCCCGTGGTGGCGGTGCCGGTGCCGGTCTCCGAGCGGCCCGTGCCGGCTCTGCGGGCCGTCGGACCGTATGAGGTCGTCGTGTAG